From the genome of Armatimonadota bacterium:
ACCCGGCGTTCGTGCTCGTCCTGGCCACGGTGGTCACAAGCGTGTTTGCCGTTTTCGTGATTCCTGCGTTCGAGAAAGTATACCGCTCTGCCGGAGCACCCCTCCCTCTAGCCACCGCGGTCCTCATCGAGTTCAGCCGGCTGCTGCGTGGGTACTGGCTGGCGGGCCTGGTAGTGGCCGCAACCGCGGGATGGGCGTTGTTCCAGACCGGCACACTGGCAAGGCTCGCGGCCGCCGGAGCGCGCCTGCTCTGCCGAATCCCGCGCGTCGGCGCGGTTGTGCGGCTGCTTCAAGTCAACCGCCTGCTGCGGACGTTCGGTGCGATGTACTCCAGCGGCGTGCCGGTGATACAGGCGCTGAACATCACGGCCGAGTCGGTCTCCGAACCCCAGGTGAAGGCCGCGGCCAGCTACCTCAAGGAGAGGATCTCATCCGGCCATCGCCTGAGCGAGGCGATGCGCGGGGTCGCCCTCTTCCCTCCTATAGTGCACCGGATGACCGCGATGGGCGAGGAGGCCGGCCGCCTGGACGAGCTGCTTCAACGGGTCTCCGATCTGCTCGACCGCGACATAGACCTCTCGATCAAGCGGCTGGTCACGCTGGCCGAGCCGCTTCTGACGCTGGCCCTTGGAGGTGTCATCGCTTTGATCCTGCTGGCCCTGTACCTGCCGATCTTCGGCCTGCCCAGGGCCATTCTAAGGTAGTACCAGGTTCGGTGTTGGATGCGAGATGTCAGGC
Proteins encoded in this window:
- a CDS encoding type II secretion system F family protein is translated as MERAMPAFAYTGRDGTGVPVRGVIAAESEAVAGARLREQVLFITSLRPRTRWATAVWRRRGPGLQEVAAFTYHLAGLAASGIPLLRGLEVAREQEEDVTLREVIGDVRDRIEAGQSLSAAMSRHPKVFSPVYVGVVRSGEVGGVLDQALMRLTDYLDREVALRQKAASLAVYPAFVLVLATVVTSVFAVFVIPAFEKVYRSAGAPLPLATAVLIEFSRLLRGYWLAGLVVAATAGWALFQTGTLARLAAAGARLLCRIPRVGAVVRLLQVNRLLRTFGAMYSSGVPVIQALNITAESVSEPQVKAAASYLKERISSGHRLSEAMRGVALFPPIVHRMTAMGEEAGRLDELLQRVSDLLDRDIDLSIKRLVTLAEPLLTLALGGVIALILLALYLPIFGLPRAILR